The DNA segment CCCGCAAAACAGGCGCGACCTTTAACCGAAGCGGAATTAAAGTTTTTACCCGAATCCGCAGATAACTATGTGCGCTTGAAAAACGAATACTTGGCAGAACCTCAGCCAGAATAGTGTTTCTATTAAATCGTGATGGCAGTGTTTAAGCTGCCATCCTGTTTATTTTGCTTTTAGCCTAAGTGCACAGCGCCAAACTCATCAAACTCTTCTGCTTCAATTAAGGCTTCTGCCATTTCTTCCGCATCGAATCGCACCGCATCAAACAGCGCTAACATGGCGGCCGCTTCATCGCTATTAGGCTGAGGCGAAAAATCATTTAACTGCGCCAGCTTCTGCGCGCTGATATAACACTTAATGTTCATTCCCTGCTGCAGGGCAATAAAGCAAATGTGCTTTTGGGTTTCATCCCAATGTTGCAGATCGGGGAATAAAATACTCTGATTCATTTTATCTTCCTCTTGAGCCTCTATTGCGCGTCGGCCTGTAGTTTGTCCCTGAGCAATTTAAGCACTCCTGAGGTATCTGGTTCGACGCCACGCCAGAGCGCAAAACTCTTTGCCGCCTGACCGACAAGCATACCCAGTCCATCAATCACTTGCGCTGCGCCCTGTTGCACAGCCCATTGATTAAATGCCGTTGGTTTTGCGCCATACATCATATCGTAGCAAGCCGTTTTGTTGCTGATGATGGACTGTGGTAGTGGCGGTAGCTCTCCTGCGAGACTCGCTGAGGTCGAGTTAATCACTACATCAAACTCCCCGACAACTCTGGCATCGGCATAGACTGGAGTTTATCGCTGTAACGCCCTTGTTGTACTTGGCTAAAAATCTCCACTAAGGCCTGCGCCTTACTTTGAGTACGATTAGTGATGACCAGTTGACCCACTTCAGCCTTAAGCAATGGCAAGATACAGCCACGCGCCGCGCCGCCGGCCCCTACCAAGAGCACACGCTTATGCTGCAAACTGCCGAGATGGCGAATAAGATCGGCGACCAGCCCCAAACCATCGGTGTTATCACCATAAATAGTGCCATCGGCCAACAAGCTTAGAGTATTGACCGCCCCCGCCAGCGTCGCTTCGGCACTTAGGCTGTCGCAGAGAGCAAAGGCTTGCTCTTTAAAGGGCACGGTCACATTCGCGCCCTTTCCTCCCGCCTGAAAAATGCTCGTAAACTCGCTTCAAAACCATCGATGGGCGCTAGAATCGCTTCATAACTCAAAGGCTGCTGCGTAAGGGACGCAAACTGTCCATGAATAAAGGGTGATTTACTGTGTCCTATCGGATTACCAAACACGGCATAACGATCAAGCGCTGGCGTAGTTACTGAGGGCATATCTGTCATCTGCGGGATTCTATTGGCTGTGATTGGCTTGCAGTCTAGCGTGCTTTTAGGCGGTAGCACAGCCTAATGGCGAGCCTAAGTTGTTGCACCTGACTTTAGCCTTCTGTTTCACCGTGGCATTCAGGCTATAATGCGCGCATCGATATTGTAGACAGCAATGCAGTTAGACCTATGAACTGGCTTAAAAGATTTTTAGTAAACACACAAGCGTGCCGGATGACAGGGATCCGAATCAGTCAAATGCCTATGATTTAATTGGTGGTGACAAAGTGATCCGCGCAATTGCCCATAGTTTCTATCAGAAAATGGCAAGCTCAGAAGAAACACAAGCCTTATTCGCGATTCACCGTGCGCCGATTGCGGAGTCGGAACAAAAGCTCTATGAATTTTTAAGTGGTTGGCTCGGCGGCCCGCAGTTATATCAGCAAAAATATGGTCATCCCGCATTACGTGCTCGGCATATGCCCTTCACTGTTGATGAGACAATGCGGGATCAATGGCTATTTTGCATGAAGTTTGCCATTGAAAAACATATAAAAAAGCCAGAGCATCGCGCCGCTATCTACGAGGCGATTTCAACTCTGGCAGATCATATGCGTAATCAGTAACGTACTGATTACGCGACTTGTGTTAGCATGCTTATACCCAATCTCGAGGTTTGAGGTAGTTATCGTATAGATCTGCCTCAGGGCTACCCGCCTCTGGCGTATAAGCATATTGCCAGCGTACCAATGGCGGCATTGACATCAAAATGGACTCAGTGCGACCACCAGTTTGCAGGCCGAACAAGGTACCTCTGTCGTATACCAGATTGAACTCAACATAACGGCCGCGACGATATAACTGGAACTCACGCTCACGCTCGCCATATGGCGTCTCTTTACGGCGCTCAACAATCGGCGCATAAGCGGTTAAGAAGCCATTCCCCACCGCCTGCATAAAATCGAAACTCTTATCAAAGCCTGCTTGGTTCAAGTCATCGAAAAACAATCCGCCCACGCCGCGGGTTTCGTTACGATGTGGCAGGAAGAAATACTCATCACACCACTTCTTATATTTAGGATATACATCATCGCCAAAGGGCAGACACAGATTTTTAGCGGTTTGATGCCACTCACGCACGTCTTCTTCGAAAGGATAGTAAGGCGTTAAGTCAAAACCACCACCAAACCACCAAACGGGATCCGCGCCGTCTTTATGGGCAATAAAGAAACGCACGTTAGCATGGGTAGTTGGAATATAAGGGTTTTTAGGGTGAATCACTAAAGAAACGCCCATAGCCTCAAAACTACGCCCCGCCAATTCTGGTCGATGAGCCGTTGCCGATGCAGGCATGGCCGCACCTGTTACATGGGAAAAGTTCACCCCAGCTTGTTCGAATACTGCACCTTGGGTTAAGACACGACTGGTACCGCCACCGCCTTCGGTGCGTGTCCATGAATCGGCCGCAAAGCTTGCTTGCCCATCCAATTGCTCAAGACCCGCACAAATTCGATTCTGTAGATCGAGTAAAAATGCTTTTACCACTGTCGCATCTGGCACGCTCATCTGCTTTTATCCTTTGCGTTATAAATCAGTTATTGTCCGTTACGTAATATCTTACCGCTGCGGGCATCAATAATGGTGGAGGGTTGACGCTGTTCGCCTAATGACCCTAACACTAAGGCATCAATCTTACCCTCAAAGGCATTAAGAATTTCATCACAGCTGAGCGCGGGATCTTCGCCGGCTAAATTGGCGCTAGTCGAGACCAGTGG comes from the Shewanella seohaensis genome and includes:
- a CDS encoding DUF1488 family protein translates to MNQSILFPDLQHWDETQKHICFIALQQGMNIKCYISAQKLAQLNDFSPQPNSDEAAAMLALFDAVRFDAEEMAEALIEAEEFDEFGAVHLG
- the hemF gene encoding oxygen-dependent coproporphyrinogen oxidase codes for the protein MSVPDATVVKAFLLDLQNRICAGLEQLDGQASFAADSWTRTEGGGGTSRVLTQGAVFEQAGVNFSHVTGAAMPASATAHRPELAGRSFEAMGVSLVIHPKNPYIPTTHANVRFFIAHKDGADPVWWFGGGFDLTPYYPFEEDVREWHQTAKNLCLPFGDDVYPKYKKWCDEYFFLPHRNETRGVGGLFFDDLNQAGFDKSFDFMQAVGNGFLTAYAPIVERRKETPYGEREREFQLYRRGRYVEFNLVYDRGTLFGLQTGGRTESILMSMPPLVRWQYAYTPEAGSPEADLYDNYLKPRDWV